The DNA region AATCAAAAAATATGCTCGCTGAAGGCTGAAGTTCACTATCGCCTTTCCATAAGACATACGTCAAAGCAACCATAGGCAAAGCTGGAACCTCAACCGACACATCACCAAACTGGCATTTGACTCCACCTAAAACTTCAGCTGCCTCAACTAAACTTTCTGGGTTGTTTCCAAATCTTTTAGTTATTGGGTGAACCGCTCTCTCTAAGAATGCTTCCTCATAGGCGTAGCCTCCGGGCAAGTTTCTAAACTTAACAAGTTCACCAGTTTTCTGGGCGGGTTCAGCCTTAGAATAATGTGCAAGCAGAACATACAAGGTTTCAGGATTAGCCATATACATGTTTTTTATTTTATCGTAAACCTTGCCAGAACTCAACTCTAGTGTATAGCCTAAAAACTCAATAAAACCATGCTTGAAGCCAAGTCTACCACTTAAACTGCATATTTGCTCTGCATACGTCCTCCACAAAAATCTCAAACCCGCAAGTTAGAATTTATGGCCGTACTTTCCTGTTAAAGGAACAAAGGCTACTCCGCCTAGGTTTTCCTCCTTAAGCTTTCCATTAACGCTTTTGGTGAGTTTCATTAGAGCTTGGAATAAGTGCACACTCCCAACAGGGATTAGCATAATTCCGCCTGGTTTTAACTGTTCAATCAGCGGTTTAGGAACGTCGGGTGCAGCAGCCGTCACAAGAACCCTGTCATAAGGAGCCTTTTCAGGATAACCCAAAGAACCGTCAGCGCAAATTATTGTTACGCGGTCTCCGTAGCCTTCATTCAAAACGTTTTTCCTCGCATACTCCGCTAAGCCTTGAACAATTTCAACCGTGTAAACGTGACCCCACTCACTTCTTGGTGCATCTCTAGGCGCGACTATCTCTGCTATCGTGGCTGCGTGCCATCCGCTTCCCGCTCCAACCTCTAACACTTTATGCCCAATTTCTAACTGTAAGGCTTCATTCATTATTGAAACCATGTGCGGAGCCGAAACTGTCTGTCCAAAACCAATAGGAAGCGGCGTGTCAACAGCGCTATAAGACTGCATGTTTTCTGGAAGAAATTTCCCACGTGGCACAGAACGCATCGCTTTAATTACTTTTGGCGAACGCAGAATGCCTTCTCTCACAAGGCTATCAATGAGTCTTTCCCAGTCCTTCCTCTCCAAACAAAGGCACCAAATGAATAATTACAGCGTAGCCTTTTAACATTATTTGATTCAAGAAAGGGTGTTGGATGAAAAGTTATTTCACAGTGACTGATTTTGCAAGGTTTCTCGGCATGTCCGGGTTATGTCCTCTTTCAACTGCCATGTAATACGCAAGCAACTGTAAGGGAATAACGAAGGGTATCGGCGACAAAACCTCTGGAATACCCTTGGGCACTTCTATGTAATCGTCTGCTAACTTTTTGATTTCTTCGTCGCCTTCCTCAATAATAGCGATTATGGACGCGCCTCGGGCTTTCATTTCCATTATGTTTCCAATCAGAGTCTTGTGCGTCTCATCCTTCTGGCATATGAAAACCACGGGAAAACCTTGTTCCACGAGGCTTATGGGTCCGTGTTTGCTTTCACCGGCTGGAAAAGCTATGGCGGGCACGTAAGCGATTTCCATAAGTTTAAGTCTTCCTTCATAGGCTGTGGCTGTGCTTATTCCGCGACCTAGGAAGAAGAAAGTTTTTGCGTCCTTGTATTTCTTTGCAATTTGCTTTATTTTTTCCTCTTGCGTCTGAATTATCATCTCAACAATCTCTGGTAGCTTCTCCAACTTTTCAGCCAAAAAGTCCATCTCATCCTGAGAAACTTTTCCTCTTTTCTTTGCAAGCCTCAAAGCTAATTGGGCTAAAACTGAAAGTTGGGATGTGAAAGTTTTCGTTGCTGCCACGCCTATTTCTGGACCGGACTGTTGTCCAATGTAAACCCGCGAGACACGCGTCAAAGTTGAGCCGATAACGTTAGTTAACCCAAGAACTGTTGCGGCTCTCTGACGGGCGCAGTTCACAGCGGCTAATGTGTCTGCTGTTTCGCCGGATTGACTTACTGCTAATATTGTGCTGTCGATGTTGACGGACTTGCCATGTTGCTCAACAAACTCTGAAGCGATAACGGGATATGTTGCAAGAAAAGCGAGTTTGGAGAACATGTAGGATGCGGCTAAGCATGCGTGATAGGATGTGCCGCAGGCTACGAGGAAAACTTCTCGAGCACGGTCTAGAAAAGTCGCCATCAAATCAAGATAATGCTCTTGCAGTCTAAGCGTGTTCCGCAGAGTCTCGGGTTGCTCATGAATCTCCTTCAACATAAAATGCGGGTAACCCTGTTTAACAGCCATTTCAGGCGTCCAATCGATGATTTTTGGCTCTCGCAGAACAAGGCTTGCGTCGGCGATTTTCTTTATTTCGTAGCCTTCAAGCGAAAGAGTGACGAGCTCTCCATCATTGACTATAACAGCCTTGTTGGTTAATGGTAGAAATGCTGGAATGTCAGAGGCACAATAAATTGCATTTTCGTTCACACCGACGACGAGTGGGCTTTCGTGTCTGGCGCATACTATTTTGTTTGGTTCCTTTGTTGAAATTACGGCTATTGCATATGAACCATCAAGTCTTTTTGTTGCTTCCAGAACTGCGTCAGCAAAACCCAAAGAGGGATTGTTTTTTAAAACTTGCTCGATAAGATGGACAACCACTTCTGTGTCAGTTCTAGATTTAAAAACATGACCCAAACTTTCTAACTCAGCCTTTAGCTCGGCGAAATTTTCTATAATACCATTATGGACGAGAGCAATTTGTCCGCTGCAATCCACATGCGGATGCGCATTTACCTCTAAAGGCGCGCCATGCGTCGCCCATCGTGTGTGTCCGATGCCGAGACCCCCAGGCAAGTCGTCCAGGTCGCGTGTTTTGTGAACTTCGTCTATTTTTCCCTGGTCTTTTTTTATGTAGAGTTTGCCGTCGTGTATGGTTGCTTCGCCCACGGAATCGTATCCTCGATATTCGAGCCTTTTCAAAGCTTCATGGATTACTGGCGCTGCGTTTCCGTTTTTTAAGATGCACCCGAAGATTCCACACATCTTTAAGCCTCATCGTTTAATTTTTGACTTCGCTGAGCCGTATTCAAGGCTTTTCTGCAGTAATAAGCTTTCTTAAGAGAAAAATTCGAGTTCTAAAA from Candidatus Bathyarchaeota archaeon A05DMB-5 includes:
- a CDS encoding DUF3786 domain-containing protein yields the protein MWRTYAEQICSLSGRLGFKHGFIEFLGYTLELSSGKVYDKIKNMYMANPETLYVLLAHYSKAEPAQKTGELVKFRNLPGGYAYEEAFLERAVHPITKRFGNNPESLVEAAEVLGGVKCQFGDVSVEVPALPMVALTYVLWKGDSELQPSASIFFDLSASHYLPTEDLAVLAELTTKRLMLVSDYRK
- a CDS encoding protein-L-isoaspartate(D-aspartate) O-methyltransferase; translated protein: MERKDWERLIDSLVREGILRSPKVIKAMRSVPRGKFLPENMQSYSAVDTPLPIGFGQTVSAPHMVSIMNEALQLEIGHKVLEVGAGSGWHAATIAEIVAPRDAPRSEWGHVYTVEIVQGLAEYARKNVLNEGYGDRVTIICADGSLGYPEKAPYDRVLVTAAAPDVPKPLIEQLKPGGIMLIPVGSVHLFQALMKLTKSVNGKLKEENLGGVAFVPLTGKYGHKF
- the glmS gene encoding glutamine--fructose-6-phosphate transaminase (isomerizing); the protein is MCGIFGCILKNGNAAPVIHEALKRLEYRGYDSVGEATIHDGKLYIKKDQGKIDEVHKTRDLDDLPGGLGIGHTRWATHGAPLEVNAHPHVDCSGQIALVHNGIIENFAELKAELESLGHVFKSRTDTEVVVHLIEQVLKNNPSLGFADAVLEATKRLDGSYAIAVISTKEPNKIVCARHESPLVVGVNENAIYCASDIPAFLPLTNKAVIVNDGELVTLSLEGYEIKKIADASLVLREPKIIDWTPEMAVKQGYPHFMLKEIHEQPETLRNTLRLQEHYLDLMATFLDRAREVFLVACGTSYHACLAASYMFSKLAFLATYPVIASEFVEQHGKSVNIDSTILAVSQSGETADTLAAVNCARQRAATVLGLTNVIGSTLTRVSRVYIGQQSGPEIGVAATKTFTSQLSVLAQLALRLAKKRGKVSQDEMDFLAEKLEKLPEIVEMIIQTQEEKIKQIAKKYKDAKTFFFLGRGISTATAYEGRLKLMEIAYVPAIAFPAGESKHGPISLVEQGFPVVFICQKDETHKTLIGNIMEMKARGASIIAIIEEGDEEIKKLADDYIEVPKGIPEVLSPIPFVIPLQLLAYYMAVERGHNPDMPRNLAKSVTVK